In a genomic window of Deinococcus radiotolerans:
- a CDS encoding SIS domain-containing protein: MTEPLMLTEAREAPQVAARQAGSAALDAAARAIRAFAPSYVVTLARGSSDHAATTLKYALETQVRLPVMSAAPSVSGVYGADLDLRGALVLAISQSGGSPDLVEALTRARAAGALTCALVNVEGSPLAQAADLVVPLCAGEERAVAATKSYLAALVLGARLVQAWQPDPALARALDALPDTLEATLRAEARACDLAAQLARDVPHRLLVLGRGLHAGVAAEVALKFQETAGLAALPFSTAEFAHGPARLADPMTPALFFQARDATAPFTADTLRTLGGYGTPVTVIGADTPDRAADLPTPASGHPLTDPAVSALAAQLLIAHLAVLRGENPDAPPRLSKVTRTR, translated from the coding sequence ATGACCGAACCCCTGATGCTGACCGAGGCCCGCGAGGCCCCGCAGGTCGCCGCCCGGCAGGCGGGCAGCGCCGCGCTGGACGCCGCCGCGCGCGCCATCCGCGCTTTCGCCCCCAGTTACGTGGTCACCTTAGCGCGCGGCTCGTCCGACCACGCCGCCACCACCCTGAAGTACGCGCTGGAAACCCAGGTGCGCCTCCCGGTCATGAGTGCCGCGCCCAGCGTCAGCGGCGTGTACGGCGCCGACCTCGACCTGCGCGGGGCGCTGGTCCTGGCGATCAGCCAGTCGGGCGGCAGTCCGGATCTGGTCGAGGCGCTGACCCGCGCCCGCGCCGCCGGGGCCCTCACCTGCGCCCTGGTGAACGTGGAGGGCAGTCCGCTGGCCCAGGCGGCTGATCTGGTCGTGCCGCTGTGCGCGGGCGAGGAACGCGCCGTGGCCGCCACGAAGAGTTACCTGGCGGCGCTCGTGCTGGGCGCGCGGCTCGTCCAGGCCTGGCAGCCCGACCCGGCGCTGGCCCGCGCCCTGGACGCCCTGCCGGATACGCTGGAGGCCACCCTGCGGGCCGAGGCGCGGGCGTGCGACCTCGCGGCGCAGCTGGCCCGCGACGTACCGCACCGGCTGCTGGTCCTCGGGCGCGGCCTGCACGCGGGAGTGGCCGCCGAGGTCGCCCTGAAGTTCCAGGAGACGGCAGGCCTCGCAGCGCTGCCATTCTCCACCGCAGAATTCGCGCACGGCCCGGCGCGGCTGGCCGATCCCATGACGCCCGCGCTGTTCTTCCAGGCGCGGGACGCCACGGCGCCCTTCACGGCGGACACGCTGCGCACGCTGGGCGGGTACGGCACGCCCGTCACCGTGATCGGCGCCGACACGCCGGACCGCGCGGCGGACCTGCCCACCCCGGCCAGCGGGCACCCGCTGACGGACCCGGCGGTGTCGGCACTGGCGGCGCAGCTGCTGATCGCGCACCTGGCCGTGCTGCGCGGCGAGAACCCAGACGCGCCCCCACGCCTGAGCAAGGTGACCCGCACCCGATGA
- a CDS encoding carbohydrate ABC transporter permease produces the protein MNTALRYALLGVILIFAVFPFVWTLAIALTDKTAGSSIYAFPQSLLPSRVTLHNFVDVYRTFSLGKYLWNSVVITGLTVLGTLLVSALAAYPLARFRFPGRGVIFGLIVATLVLPSETTFIVNTLTLKNLGLLGTHAGVVLPTIAGAFGIFLMRQAFLAIPAALLEAARLDGASELTILTRIMLPLTRPSLAALGIFTTVTTWNAYFWPMLVLSGAPDKAPLAVAVLKLKGQFNYDPFNIAAGSIIMMLPVLLVFLAAQRLFLRGMEGAVK, from the coding sequence GTGAACACGGCGCTGCGCTACGCGCTGCTGGGCGTCATCCTGATCTTCGCCGTGTTCCCATTCGTGTGGACGCTGGCCATCGCCCTGACCGACAAGACCGCCGGGAGCAGCATCTACGCGTTCCCGCAGAGCCTGCTGCCCAGCCGCGTGACGCTGCACAACTTCGTGGACGTGTACCGCACCTTCAGTCTCGGGAAGTACCTGTGGAACTCGGTGGTCATCACGGGCCTGACCGTCCTGGGCACCCTGCTGGTGTCCGCGCTGGCGGCGTACCCGCTGGCGCGCTTCCGCTTCCCGGGGCGGGGCGTGATCTTCGGCCTGATCGTGGCGACCCTGGTGCTTCCCAGCGAAACCACCTTCATCGTGAACACCCTGACCCTGAAGAACCTGGGCCTGCTGGGCACGCACGCGGGCGTGGTGCTGCCCACCATTGCGGGCGCGTTCGGGATCTTCCTGATGCGTCAGGCGTTCCTGGCGATTCCGGCGGCGCTGCTGGAAGCCGCCCGGCTGGACGGGGCCAGCGAACTGACGATCCTCACGCGGATCATGCTGCCGCTGACCCGCCCGAGCCTCGCGGCGCTGGGTATCTTCACGACCGTCACCACCTGGAACGCGTACTTCTGGCCCATGCTGGTCCTGTCCGGCGCGCCCGACAAGGCCCCGCTGGCGGTGGCGGTGCTGAAACTCAAGGGGCAGTTCAACTACGACCCGTTCAACATCGCCGCCGGGTCGATCATCATGATGCTGCCCGTGCTGCTGGTGTTCCTGGCGGCGCAGCGGCTGTTCCTGCGCGGCATGGAAGGAGCTGTGAAATGA
- a CDS encoding carbohydrate ABC transporter permease, whose translation MQVHWRQSLMSYTFLAPALILLAVFTFYPLLYGAYLGFTEYNGARFANHLPPQWVGLRNFETVLGDPLFRTALANSVKYLLVVPALQLASLAVAVLVAKNIPGIALFRAAYYVPVITSVSLAAVMWEWVFNREGTLNWLLRALHLTTPEAAFGWLNNEHWAFWAVMLVTFWRGFGYYMVLYLAGLQAIPEELEEAAILDGASAWQRFWRVTVPLMRPTILLCTLLSTIAALRVLEEVLVLTNGGPLNSTYTALMYVYAKAFQGFDFDYGVASAAGLVVAVVALLLSALNFRFFHREEEQA comes from the coding sequence ATGCAAGTTCACTGGCGTCAGTCGCTGATGTCCTACACGTTCCTGGCCCCGGCGCTGATCCTGCTGGCGGTGTTCACCTTCTACCCGCTGCTGTACGGCGCGTACCTGGGCTTCACCGAGTACAACGGCGCGCGCTTCGCCAATCACCTGCCGCCGCAGTGGGTGGGCCTCAGGAACTTCGAGACCGTGCTGGGTGACCCGCTGTTCCGCACGGCGCTGGCCAACAGCGTGAAGTACCTGTTGGTCGTGCCCGCCCTGCAACTGGCGTCCCTGGCGGTCGCGGTGCTGGTCGCGAAGAACATTCCCGGGATCGCCCTGTTCCGCGCGGCGTACTACGTGCCCGTGATCACCAGCGTGTCCCTGGCGGCCGTGATGTGGGAGTGGGTCTTCAACCGCGAGGGCACCCTGAACTGGCTGCTCCGGGCGCTGCACCTGACCACGCCCGAGGCGGCGTTCGGCTGGCTGAACAATGAGCACTGGGCGTTCTGGGCGGTCATGCTGGTCACGTTCTGGCGCGGTTTCGGGTACTACATGGTGCTGTACCTGGCGGGCCTCCAGGCCATTCCCGAGGAACTGGAGGAAGCCGCGATTCTGGACGGCGCGAGCGCCTGGCAGCGCTTCTGGCGGGTAACGGTGCCGCTGATGCGGCCCACCATCCTGCTGTGCACGCTGCTCTCGACCATTGCCGCGCTGCGCGTGCTGGAGGAGGTGCTGGTCCTCACGAACGGCGGGCCGCTGAACAGCACGTACACCGCCCTGATGTACGTGTACGCCAAGGCCTTCCAGGGCTTCGACTTCGACTACGGGGTGGCCAGCGCCGCCGGGCTGGTCGTGGCGGTCGTGGCCCTCCTACTCTCGGCCCTGAACTTCCGCTTCTTCCACCGGGAAGAGGAGCAGGCGTGA
- a CDS encoding ABC transporter substrate-binding protein yields MKRTLKALTLGLALTASTAGAQTTVTFWTWYLSPKFDGYIKDTIAAFEKANPGIKVQWFDKQDSMVQDFIASVNLGNAPDVVNLNIDETQKAAQNGFLTAVNTLTSPATLRSTFYPQSLSNFTSGANTFAYPWYGWLNEGVLLYNPDLFKKAGLTRAPRTASEMLTYAKTIKDKTGAYAWVPALKDPNTASFLGYFYAEGLPVTDASGKAAFNTAAHANLLAQYVTLYRGGYIPEDAVRREAFQLATELYAQNRVAMIIGGPQALTRIKDTNPSLYAKTVVTQAPLGKAGVQTGGSMGLVIPKASKNPQAAAKLAAFFTNNANQLGFARVVPVVPTTLGAQTSTQFKTSSSDPVARATALVGASGRLINPGYKAPGNSDDLYKNFNDNIEAALLGKKTAQQALADAAMYWNANLKK; encoded by the coding sequence ATGAAACGTACCCTGAAAGCCCTGACCCTCGGCCTTGCCCTCACTGCCTCGACGGCTGGCGCGCAGACCACCGTCACCTTCTGGACGTGGTACCTCAGCCCCAAATTCGACGGGTACATCAAGGACACCATCGCCGCGTTCGAGAAGGCGAATCCCGGCATCAAGGTGCAGTGGTTCGACAAGCAAGACTCGATGGTGCAGGACTTCATTGCCAGCGTGAACCTCGGCAACGCGCCGGACGTGGTGAACCTGAACATCGACGAGACGCAGAAGGCCGCGCAGAACGGTTTCCTGACCGCCGTGAACACCCTGACGAGCCCCGCCACGCTGCGCAGCACCTTCTACCCGCAGAGCCTGAGCAACTTCACGTCCGGCGCGAACACCTTCGCGTACCCCTGGTACGGCTGGCTGAACGAGGGCGTGCTGCTGTACAACCCGGACCTGTTCAAGAAAGCCGGCCTGACCCGCGCGCCCCGCACCGCCAGCGAGATGCTGACCTACGCCAAGACCATCAAGGACAAGACCGGCGCATACGCCTGGGTGCCCGCCCTGAAAGACCCGAACACCGCGTCCTTCCTGGGTTACTTCTACGCCGAGGGCCTCCCCGTCACCGACGCGAGCGGCAAGGCGGCCTTCAACACCGCCGCGCACGCCAACCTGCTCGCGCAGTACGTGACCCTGTACCGCGGCGGGTACATCCCCGAGGACGCCGTGCGCCGCGAGGCCTTCCAGCTCGCCACGGAACTGTACGCGCAAAACCGCGTGGCCATGATCATCGGCGGCCCCCAGGCCCTGACCCGCATCAAGGACACCAACCCCAGCCTGTACGCCAAGACGGTCGTCACGCAGGCCCCGCTGGGCAAGGCCGGCGTGCAGACCGGCGGCAGCATGGGCCTCGTGATTCCCAAGGCCAGCAAGAACCCGCAGGCCGCCGCGAAACTCGCCGCGTTCTTCACGAACAACGCCAACCAGCTGGGCTTCGCCAGGGTCGTGCCCGTCGTTCCCACCACGCTGGGCGCGCAGACCAGCACGCAGTTCAAGACCAGCAGCAGCGACCCCGTCGCCCGCGCCACCGCCCTGGTGGGCGCCTCGGGCCGCCTGATCAACCCCGGGTACAAGGCCCCGGGCAACAGCGACGACCTGTACAAGAACTTCAACGACAACATCGAAGCGGCGCTGCTGGGCAAGAAGACCGCGCAGCAGGCCCTGGCGGACGCCGCCATGTACTGGAACGCCAACCTGAAGAAGTGA
- a CDS encoding MurR/RpiR family transcriptional regulator: MSQTTTRPSQTPGAISRIRLHAHNLSPSLRQVADHVLREADTVIHQTITELAASAGVGEATITRLCRKLDFAGFHAFKIALAADVAGRDTTSDRPTNLEGHTARLVKQAKLTLEDTGRLLAPDAIEAVAEQLSRAPRVDLTGQGNSGMIAQLFAHRLLRLGITAQAFTDPHVAAVSISTLPRGGVVIGLTSSGSTIDTVQHLRLAQSHGHYTVAITHRASSPITRYASRVLFTSRQEDPLTDAVMDTLISQTLVLELLYTALLARRPEAAAMLRVTAESVVEKKY; the protein is encoded by the coding sequence ATGAGTCAGACCACCACGCGCCCGTCCCAGACGCCGGGAGCCATCAGCCGCATCCGTCTGCACGCCCACAACCTCTCCCCGTCCCTGAGGCAGGTCGCCGACCACGTCCTGCGGGAAGCGGATACCGTCATTCACCAGACCATCACCGAACTGGCCGCCAGCGCCGGCGTGGGCGAGGCGACCATCACCCGCCTGTGCCGCAAACTGGACTTCGCGGGCTTCCACGCTTTCAAGATCGCGCTGGCCGCCGACGTTGCGGGCCGCGATACCACCAGCGACCGGCCCACCAACCTTGAGGGGCACACCGCCCGGCTGGTCAAGCAGGCCAAACTGACCCTGGAGGACACCGGTCGCCTCCTCGCCCCCGACGCAATTGAAGCGGTCGCGGAGCAGCTGTCCCGCGCGCCCCGCGTGGACCTGACCGGGCAGGGCAACAGCGGCATGATCGCGCAGCTGTTCGCGCACCGCCTGCTGCGGCTGGGCATCACCGCGCAGGCCTTCACCGACCCGCACGTCGCGGCCGTGAGCATTTCGACCCTGCCGCGCGGCGGCGTCGTGATCGGCCTGACGAGTTCCGGCAGCACCATCGACACCGTGCAGCACCTGCGCCTCGCCCAGAGCCACGGGCACTACACGGTGGCCATCACGCACCGCGCCTCGTCGCCCATCACCCGCTACGCCAGCCGCGTGCTGTTCACGTCCCGGCAGGAAGATCCCCTGACCGACGCCGTGATGGACACCCTGATCAGTCAGACGCTGGTGCTGGAACTGCTGTACACCGCCCTGCTCGCCCGCCGCCCCGAGGCCGCCGCCATGCTGCGCGTCACGGCTGAGAGTGTCGTCGAGAAGAAGTACTGA
- a CDS encoding glycosyl hydrolase family 18 protein, translating into MPKTALNLSALLSAALLLGGCADQAAPTATRAPHLSTLATGPTATFDSTGAWDTGFTGRITLSNPGTAPITGWTLKFKFNGNASAGSSVWGAGGSISKDSAGLYTVTPNSWGGATIPAGGSVTIGYDGTGQLSGVNTCTLNGASCGGTSTGGDTTAPTVSLTASPTTVTAAGTVTLNAAASDNVGVSKVEFYAGGTLLGTDTTAPYSWTDAVGSAQNGTRTYAAKAFDAAGNSTSATASVTVNIGGTTPPPTSGFKRIAYFAQWGIYGRNYQVKNIDTSGTAATLTHINYAFGNVYNAGGTYKCDIVTRAESGSGDGGDGFADYGKSFDAATSVDGAPDVWSQPLKGNFNQLKKLKAKYPNLKVLISLGGWTWSRYFSAAASTDASRRALVSSCIDLYIKGNLPVSSDGAGGPGAGAGVFDGIDIDWEYPGGGGLAYNTVSPNDRQNFTLLLQEFRRQLDALRPGLLLTIAAPGGPDKIANQDPAGYRAAVDWVNIMTYDFRGAWDAGGPTNFHSNLYTDPNGPGSGPAKTYSVDTAVNAFLNAGMPANKIVVGVPFYGRGWTGVLNANNGLYQSASGPARGTYEAGIEDYKVLKNAPGSVFRSATTGQMWKYDGTTFWSYDDEQVIAAKMAYIKSKGLGGAMAWSLDGDDAQGTLAKAVANGLK; encoded by the coding sequence ATGCCCAAGACTGCCCTGAACCTGTCCGCCCTATTGAGCGCCGCGCTGCTGCTGGGCGGCTGCGCCGACCAGGCCGCCCCCACCGCCACCCGGGCGCCGCACCTGAGTACGCTGGCCACCGGGCCTACCGCCACGTTCGACAGTACTGGCGCGTGGGACACGGGCTTTACCGGCCGTATCACGCTCAGCAATCCCGGCACGGCCCCCATCACCGGCTGGACGCTGAAATTCAAGTTCAACGGCAATGCCAGCGCGGGCAGCAGCGTCTGGGGCGCCGGGGGCAGCATCTCGAAGGACAGCGCCGGGCTGTACACGGTCACGCCGAACAGCTGGGGCGGCGCCACCATCCCCGCCGGGGGCAGCGTCACCATCGGCTACGACGGCACCGGTCAGCTCAGCGGCGTGAACACCTGCACCCTGAACGGCGCGTCCTGTGGCGGCACAAGCACTGGTGGTGACACCACCGCCCCCACCGTGAGCCTCACGGCCAGCCCCACCACCGTTACCGCAGCCGGCACCGTCACCCTGAACGCGGCCGCCAGCGACAACGTGGGCGTCAGCAAAGTCGAGTTCTACGCCGGGGGCACGCTCCTGGGCACCGACACGACCGCGCCGTACAGCTGGACGGACGCGGTGGGCAGCGCGCAGAACGGCACGCGGACGTACGCCGCCAAAGCCTTCGACGCGGCGGGCAACTCGACCTCGGCCACGGCCAGCGTCACCGTCAATATCGGCGGCACCACCCCGCCCCCCACCAGCGGCTTCAAACGCATCGCGTACTTCGCGCAGTGGGGCATCTACGGCCGCAACTATCAGGTGAAGAACATCGACACCAGCGGCACGGCCGCCACCCTCACGCACATCAACTACGCCTTCGGGAACGTGTACAACGCGGGCGGCACGTACAAGTGCGACATCGTCACCCGCGCCGAGAGCGGGAGCGGAGACGGCGGGGACGGATTCGCCGACTACGGCAAGAGCTTCGACGCGGCCACCAGCGTGGACGGCGCCCCAGACGTCTGGAGCCAGCCGCTGAAAGGCAACTTCAACCAGCTGAAGAAACTCAAGGCGAAATACCCCAACCTGAAGGTCCTCATCTCGCTGGGCGGCTGGACCTGGAGCCGCTACTTCAGCGCCGCCGCGAGCACCGACGCGTCCCGCAGGGCGCTAGTGAGTTCCTGCATTGACCTGTACATCAAGGGGAACCTCCCGGTGTCCTCGGACGGCGCGGGCGGGCCCGGCGCGGGTGCGGGCGTGTTCGACGGCATCGACATCGACTGGGAATACCCGGGTGGCGGCGGCCTGGCGTACAACACCGTCAGCCCCAACGACAGGCAGAACTTCACGCTGCTGCTGCAGGAATTCCGCCGTCAGCTGGACGCCCTGCGCCCGGGGCTGCTGCTGACCATCGCCGCGCCCGGCGGGCCTGACAAGATCGCCAACCAGGACCCCGCCGGGTACAGGGCCGCCGTCGACTGGGTGAACATCATGACCTACGACTTCCGCGGCGCCTGGGACGCTGGCGGCCCCACCAACTTCCACAGCAACCTGTATACCGACCCGAACGGCCCAGGCAGCGGCCCCGCGAAGACCTACTCGGTGGACACGGCCGTGAACGCCTTCCTGAACGCCGGGATGCCCGCGAACAAGATCGTGGTGGGCGTGCCCTTCTACGGGCGCGGCTGGACCGGCGTGCTCAATGCCAATAACGGCCTGTACCAGAGTGCCAGTGGTCCCGCGCGCGGCACGTACGAGGCCGGCATCGAGGACTACAAGGTGCTGAAGAACGCCCCGGGCAGTGTGTTCCGCAGCGCCACGACCGGCCAGATGTGGAAGTACGACGGCACGACCTTCTGGAGTTACGACGATGAGCAGGTCATCGCGGCGAAGATGGCGTACATCAAGAGTAAGGGCCTGGGCGGCGCGATGGCGTGGTCCCTGGACGGCGATGACGCTCAGGGCACCCTGGCGAAAGCCGTGGCGAACGGCCTGAAGTAA
- a CDS encoding ATP-binding protein: MTQSIHVLVIDDSPEDTATYLRYLRAWPDWQVTLSQASLGEEAAALLRTTTPDVILLDYQLPDTTGVEFLQEHPPGCAVIILTGVGDEEIAVQAMRAGAQDYLVKGRLTPDTLRRSVQAALNTHALSQALSDAQAQQSALLRSITDGVLQVDGELRVLNLNRAAEGLLDTNPDLRGQPLTSLAWLTGTALPDLLRAGTGGSADLHTPRGTWLHARVYPGEHVQTVYLYDDTPRREIQARERAHTQQLNELYATAAALNAARTLQDVQRAARHAAPALLGSDAQLILPGEPLPPDLAPDVQGWLSGHPTQPERTPSWRGTPLTHDGAWLGTLLVHRTEEDGARATLYSTFEELLHTALMRAALLEREQQDRHTLEERVKVRTAALERSNRDLEQFAHVASHDLKEPLRTIGSFTQLLSSRYSTQLDSRAQRYMNIIVDGAQRMATLIDDVLSISRMHDRHAPPTRTDLNALVQSVQVQLHTLISDTGGEVQVGPLPTLTVNPTQFTQLFLNLIGNALKFHRAGVHPVVQLSAHERAGTWHFTVRDNGIGVPEEYAERVFVIFQRLHTRDEYVGNGIGLALCRRIVEDRGGRIWIDPPTAGGPGGTTIQFTVPVAPPRTDADLPVVSHVSRIHR, from the coding sequence ATGACGCAGTCCATTCACGTGCTGGTCATAGACGACAGCCCGGAAGATACCGCCACGTACCTGCGGTACCTGCGCGCCTGGCCGGACTGGCAGGTCACGCTCAGTCAGGCCAGCCTGGGCGAGGAGGCCGCCGCGCTCCTGCGAACCACCACCCCGGACGTCATCCTGCTGGACTACCAGCTGCCCGACACCACCGGCGTGGAGTTCCTGCAAGAACACCCACCCGGATGCGCCGTGATCATCCTGACCGGCGTGGGGGACGAGGAGATCGCCGTGCAGGCCATGCGCGCCGGCGCGCAGGATTACCTCGTCAAGGGCCGCCTGACGCCGGACACCCTGCGCCGCTCCGTGCAGGCCGCGCTGAACACCCACGCGCTCAGCCAGGCGCTGAGTGACGCGCAGGCGCAGCAGTCGGCGCTGCTGCGCAGCATCACCGACGGGGTGCTTCAGGTGGACGGGGAGTTGCGCGTCCTGAACCTCAACCGCGCCGCCGAGGGCCTGCTGGACACCAACCCGGACCTGCGGGGCCAGCCCCTGACCAGCCTGGCGTGGCTGACCGGGACGGCCCTCCCGGACCTGCTGCGCGCCGGGACCGGGGGCAGCGCGGACCTGCACACGCCGCGCGGCACGTGGCTGCACGCCCGCGTGTACCCCGGCGAGCACGTCCAGACCGTGTACCTGTACGACGACACGCCCCGCCGTGAGATTCAGGCCCGTGAACGCGCCCACACCCAGCAGCTCAATGAGCTGTACGCGACCGCCGCGGCCCTGAACGCCGCCCGCACCCTTCAGGACGTGCAGCGCGCCGCCCGGCACGCCGCGCCCGCCCTGCTGGGCAGTGACGCGCAGCTCATCCTGCCGGGCGAGCCCCTGCCGCCGGACCTCGCACCGGACGTTCAGGGGTGGCTGTCGGGTCACCCCACGCAGCCGGAACGCACGCCCTCCTGGCGCGGCACGCCTCTCACGCATGACGGCGCGTGGCTGGGCACCCTGCTGGTCCACCGGACCGAGGAGGACGGCGCGCGCGCCACCTTGTACTCCACCTTCGAGGAACTGCTGCACACCGCCCTCATGCGCGCCGCGCTGCTGGAACGGGAACAGCAGGACCGCCACACGCTGGAGGAACGGGTCAAGGTCCGCACGGCAGCCCTGGAACGCAGCAACCGCGACCTGGAGCAGTTCGCGCACGTGGCCAGTCACGACCTGAAAGAACCCCTGCGGACCATCGGGTCGTTCACGCAGCTGCTGAGCAGCCGCTACAGCACGCAGCTGGACAGCCGCGCGCAGCGGTACATGAATATCATCGTGGACGGCGCGCAGCGCATGGCCACCCTGATCGACGACGTGCTGTCCATCAGCCGCATGCATGACCGGCACGCCCCCCCCACCCGCACGGACCTGAACGCGCTCGTGCAGAGCGTGCAGGTGCAGCTGCACACCCTGATCTCCGACACGGGCGGCGAGGTGCAGGTGGGGCCGCTGCCCACCCTGACGGTGAACCCCACGCAGTTCACGCAGCTGTTCCTGAACCTGATCGGGAACGCCCTGAAATTCCACCGGGCCGGCGTTCACCCGGTCGTGCAGCTCAGCGCGCACGAGCGGGCCGGCACGTGGCACTTCACGGTGCGGGACAATGGTATCGGCGTGCCCGAGGAGTACGCCGAGCGGGTCTTCGTGATCTTCCAGCGGCTGCACACCCGCGATGAGTACGTCGGGAACGGCATCGGCCTGGCCCTGTGCCGCCGGATCGTGGAGGACCGCGGCGGGCGCATCTGGATTGACCCGCCCACCGCGGGAGGACCGGGCGGTACCACCATTCAGTTCACCGTGCCGGTCGCGCCGCCCCGCACGGACGCGGACCTGCCGGTGGTGTCTCACGTCAGCCGCATTCACCGCTGA
- a CDS encoding response regulator has protein sequence MTHRLLIVEDSDEDFTAIQWALNRLNRALPLDRCADGDAALTWLQEASNWPSLILLDLNLPGTDGREVLGALRRDARTRTLPVVVLSTSASARDINDCYALGANSYLTKPVNFAQFTNQLRLTLDFWLEAAQLPQAPEAP, from the coding sequence GTGACGCACCGCCTGCTGATCGTCGAGGACAGCGACGAGGACTTCACCGCCATCCAGTGGGCGCTGAATCGCCTGAACCGCGCCCTGCCGCTGGACCGCTGCGCCGACGGGGACGCCGCGCTGACCTGGCTGCAGGAAGCGTCGAACTGGCCCAGCCTGATCCTGCTGGACCTGAACCTCCCGGGCACGGACGGCCGCGAGGTGCTGGGCGCCCTGCGCCGTGACGCCCGCACCCGCACCCTGCCCGTCGTCGTGCTGTCCACGTCCGCCAGCGCCCGCGACATCAACGACTGCTACGCGCTCGGCGCGAACAGTTACCTGACCAAACCCGTGAACTTCGCGCAGTTCACCAACCAGCTGCGCCTCACGCTGGACTTCTGGCTGGAAGCCGCGCAGCTTCCGCAGGCCCCGGAGGCCCCGTGA